A region from the Ovis aries strain OAR_USU_Benz2616 breed Rambouillet chromosome 22, ARS-UI_Ramb_v3.0, whole genome shotgun sequence genome encodes:
- the LOC132658401 gene encoding LOW QUALITY PROTEIN: scavenger receptor cysteine-rich domain-containing protein SCART1-like (The sequence of the model RefSeq protein was modified relative to this genomic sequence to represent the inferred CDS: inserted 2 bases in 2 codons) yields the protein MPRGSFCGTFMMKMQASGVGQEDPSTASPEAPKREVPGPEIMAQPWLHGLTSIQECALGAWGPRPCLHDWLPAVMCVGGLEVAIELVGGSSPCAGVPGLEHSNQTLTSCDPQSVEAGTILCKELGCGSMLQAPRPPPETEGPRKGQQFVACEGSEPTVLNCKINWANFKPCVSNGEVICSGSEALVTMQCSEAAWLGERNRNTAVQEGQAQLLCGRCRPPVWPGRASNGPGELTLCASGHTEARLAGGEHSCAGRLEVRRGLTWGTVCDADLDLATAHVVCQELQCGVAVSTPQGAHFGQGSGLVWTEAFRCAGNKSLLFHCPRGPGHRCGHDQDVGLRCSGEFWLVKGSSACEGRVELQVQGAWAPLCAAHWDVADATVLCHQLDCGSAAAAAPGAHFGGGASALWPAEVHCVGPEPCLWNCALSALGAPACRPGDAAAAACSGLPAALRLRXGQSRCDGRVEVSLDGVWGRVLDEAWDPRGAAVVCRQLGCAAAERAYEAAAPARGAVPLGLSRVRCAGTEPRLTRCGVSAAPLVSAGASRDAGVCARGASRCAWPRGRCAGRVELLHAGEWGTVCDDGWDLXDAQVVCRQLGCGHALGAPGAAHFGPGAGRIWTDELACEGHEVALWRCPSRGWGRHDCGRKEDAGVLCSGGC from the exons ATGCCCCGGGGCTCCTTCTGCGGCACCTTTATGATGAAGATGCAGGCgtcgggggtggggcaggaggaccCCAGCACGGCCAGCCCGGAGGCCCCGAAACG GGAGGTCCCGGGCCCTGAGATCATGGCTCAGCCCTGGCTGCACGGCCTGACCTCCATCCAGGAGTGCGCTCTGGGTGCCTGGGGCCCTCGGCCCTGTCTGCACGACTGGCTGCCAGCCGTGATGTGCGTGG GGGGTCTGGAGGTGGCGATAGAGCTGGTGGGTGGGAGTAGCCCCTGCGCTGGCGTCCCGGGGCTGGAGCACTCCAACCAGACACTAACCTCCTGCGACCCGCAGTCAGTCGAGGCCGGCACCATCCTCTGCAAGGAGCTGGGGTGTGGCTCGATGCTCCAGGCCCCCAGACCCCCGCCAGAGACAGAAGGTCCCAGAAAGGGGCAGCAGTTTGTTGCCTGTGAGGGCTCTGAGCCGACCGTCCTGAACTGCAAGATCAACTGGGCAAACTTCAAGCCCTGTGTCTCGAATGGTGAGGTGATCTGCTCAG GCTCAGAGGCACTTGTCACCATGCAGTGCTCAGAGGCAGCCTGGCTGGGGGAGAGGAACAGGAACACGGCCGTCCAGGAGGGGCAGGCACAACTGCTCTGTGGCCGCTGCAGACCACCGGTGTGGCCAGGCAGGGCCTCCAACGGCCCCGGGGAGTT AACGCTCTGCGCCTCCGGGCACACGGAGGCCCGGCTGGCGGGTGGCGAGCACTCCTGTGCTGGGCGCCTGGAGGTGAGGCGTGGCCTGACCTGGGGCACCGTCTGTGACGCTGACCTGGACCTGGCCACTGCCCACGTGGTGTGCCAGGAGCTGCAGTGTGGTGTGGCCGTGTCCACACCCCAGGGCGCCCACTTTGGCCAGGGCTCGGGGCTCGTGTGGACCGAGGCCTTCCGCTGTGCGGGCAACAAGTCCCTGCTGTTCCACTGCCCTCGAGGGCCGGGGCACCGGTGTGGGCACGACCAGGATGTGGGGCTCAGGTGCTCAGGTGAG TTCTGGCTGGTCAAGGGCAGCAGCGCCTGTGAGGGGCGCGTGGAGCTCCAGGTCCAGGGGGCCTGGGCGCCCCTCTGCGCCGCCCACTGGGACGTGGCAGACGCCACGGTCCTCTGCCACCAGCTCGACTGTGGGAGCGCGGCGGCCGCAGCCCCGGGGGCTCACTTTGGCGGCGGGGCCTCCGCTCTCTGGCCGGCCGAGGTGCACTGCGTGGGGCCGGAGCCGTGCCTGTGGAACTGCGCCCTGAGCGCCCTGGGGGCGCCCGCCTGTAGGCCCGGCGATGCGGCCGCCGCCGCCTGCTCAG GTCTCCCCGCCGCCCTGCGGCTGA GCGGACAGAGCCGCTGCGACGGCCGCGTGGAGGTGTCCCTGGACGGGGTGTGGGGCCGCGTCCTGGACGAGGCCTGGGACCCGCGCGGCGCGGCCGTCgtgtgcaggcagctgggctgcGCAGCGGCGGAGCGAGCCTACGAGGCGGCGGCGCCCGCGCGCGGGGCGGTGCCGCTGGGGCTGAGCCGCGTGCGCTGTGCGGGCACCGAGCCCCGCCTGACGCGGTGCGGCGTGTCGGCGGCCCCGCTGGTGTCCGCGGGGGCGTCGCGGGACGCGGGCGTCTGTGCTCGG GGAGCCTCCAGGTGCGCCTGGCCGCGGGGTCGCTGTGCGGGGCGCGTGGAGCTGCTCCACGCGGGCGAGTGGGGCACCGTGTGTGACGACGGCTGGGACC GGGACGCCCAGGTGGTCTGCCGGCAGCTGGGCTGCGGGCACGCGCTCGGCGCCCCGGGGGCCGCGCACTTCGGGCCCGGGGCCGGGCGCATCTGGACGGACGAGCTGGCCTGCGAGGGCCACGAGGTCGCGCTGTGGCGGTGCCCGTCGCGGGGCTGGGGCCGACACGACTGCGGCCGCAAGGAGGACGCCGGTGTCCTCTGCTCAGGTGGGTGCTGA